In one window of Ketogulonicigenium robustum DNA:
- a CDS encoding sugar dehydrogenase complex small subunit, whose product MKSFRIDTRLSRRGLLRGAVVASAIALTASLSGTAVFAQGVTATNFVTLSQVLTMRPQLDPEIAARALDALSGEDDGFATKAQALMDAVTAENFSDMDSFNDFIAKHEDLRDTAMKIISAWYLGYTGTQDGHGFDDTARFVTYRSALMYESTIDATVIPTYSRGAPNYWAEPPATVAND is encoded by the coding sequence ATGAAATCCTTTAGAATTGACACGCGGCTGTCGCGACGGGGGCTGCTACGCGGCGCTGTGGTCGCCTCGGCCATCGCGCTGACGGCATCGCTATCAGGTACGGCGGTTTTCGCCCAAGGCGTGACTGCGACGAACTTCGTCACCCTATCGCAGGTGCTGACGATGCGCCCGCAGCTGGACCCCGAAATCGCCGCCCGCGCGCTTGATGCCCTCAGCGGCGAGGACGACGGTTTTGCGACAAAGGCCCAAGCGCTGATGGATGCTGTCACCGCTGAAAACTTTAGCGATATGGATAGCTTCAACGATTTCATCGCCAAGCACGAAGACCTGCGTGATACGGCGATGAAGATCATCTCGGCGTGGTATTTGGGCTATACCGGAACGCAAGACGGGCACGGGTTTGATGATACGGCCCGCTTTGTCACCTACCGCAGTGCGCTGATGTACGAATCGACCATCGATGCGACGGTCATTCCCACCTATTCGCGCGGCGCGCCGAACTATTGGGCCGAACCCCCTGCAACAGTCGCCAACGACTGA
- a CDS encoding LacI family DNA-binding transcriptional regulator, whose amino-acid sequence MPRRTKERTTFEAIAAASGVSLSSVDRVLNERGSVSEKTREKVLTAARALGINRALPEAWHRVQHVGIILPRSRSQHWQLLDDAFIGFSHALPRWMILHRQRVAQNDLKALREAVIAPGFQRGGLIIAPDAADEIAPALREIMARGEQLITLTNNVLNLPDHPYSGIDHAMAGRTIGYLMRRLTPGGGRVVILQCNNRRLEHFERVSGFQKAFGDDGSLTVQHVDEENPGAAEGAIRKLLATGERIAGLYVTGNVSAELAPLIAAMGPARPVWITHERLPLHCDLLRAGVLDFVLDQDAAAQAAWALSEMVRALSGECWAGGQVQAPELRLYCRENLP is encoded by the coding sequence ATGCCGCGTCGCACCAAAGAACGTACCACTTTCGAAGCCATCGCAGCCGCTAGCGGTGTCAGCCTGAGCAGTGTGGACCGCGTTTTGAACGAACGCGGGTCAGTGTCGGAAAAGACGCGCGAGAAGGTGCTGACGGCGGCGCGTGCACTAGGGATCAACCGCGCTTTACCCGAGGCATGGCACCGCGTGCAGCACGTGGGAATCATCTTGCCGCGCAGTCGCAGCCAGCACTGGCAACTGTTAGACGACGCTTTCATCGGGTTTTCGCATGCGTTGCCGCGGTGGATGATTTTGCACCGCCAACGCGTGGCGCAAAACGACCTGAAGGCCTTACGCGAAGCGGTGATTGCGCCCGGCTTCCAGCGGGGCGGCCTTATCATCGCCCCCGATGCCGCCGACGAAATCGCCCCCGCGCTGCGCGAGATTATGGCGCGTGGCGAGCAGTTGATCACGTTGACCAACAACGTGCTGAACCTGCCCGATCACCCCTATAGCGGGATTGATCACGCCATGGCGGGGCGCACGATCGGCTATCTGATGCGCCGCTTAACACCTGGCGGTGGTCGCGTTGTCATCTTGCAGTGCAACAACCGCCGCCTTGAACATTTCGAACGTGTCAGTGGGTTTCAAAAGGCTTTCGGCGACGATGGCAGCCTGACAGTGCAACACGTGGATGAAGAAAACCCCGGCGCAGCCGAAGGGGCCATCCGCAAATTACTCGCCACAGGCGAGCGAATCGCGGGGCTTTATGTAACCGGAAACGTATCGGCCGAACTGGCGCCGTTGATTGCCGCGATGGGCCCCGCGCGGCCTGTTTGGATCACGCATGAACGGCTACCGCTGCATTGCGACTTGTTGCGCGCGGGCGTTCTGGACTTTGTCTTGGACCAAGACGCGGCGGCGCAAGCGGCGTGGGCGCTGTCCGAGATGGTTCGGGCGCTGTCGGGCGAATGCTGGGCAGGGGGGCAGGTGCAGGCCCCCGAATTGCGGCTGTATTGCCGGGAAAACCTTCCGTGA